One Dromiciops gliroides isolate mDroGli1 chromosome 3, mDroGli1.pri, whole genome shotgun sequence DNA segment encodes these proteins:
- the CLEC11A gene encoding C-type lectin domain family 11 member A: MQWVWVLGSLLALGSLGAGKGQKALRRKAIGGWPDVQEEEGARESLVLKHLQEALELAPFQGPKSTTPGPSEGEGAQGEEDEEEPTAAPTPSLTPSPTPEDAISYILGRLTGLDSGLHQLHVRLYTLDARVAELSRGLQLLRKEARDTREVLEALEEGQKQGKRDRGRLEGCLKGLRLGHKCFLLFRDFQAQAAAHAQCGLRGGSLAMPADQAQMEGLTRYLKAALAPYNWPVWLGIHDRRAEGLYLFESGQRVSFFAWHRAPLDGGPGAPTPHGPGHPALGPDQPNGREQENCVAQASDDGSWWDHDCERRFYYVCEFPQ; this comes from the exons ATGCAGTGGGTCTGGGTCCTGGGCTCCCTTCTAGCCCTGGGGTCCCTCGGCGCTGGGAAAGGCCAGAAGGCTCTGAGGAGGAAGGCGATAGGAGGCTGGCCAGATGTTCAGGAAGAGGAAGGAGCAAGGGAGTCCCTCGTGCTCAAG CACTTACAAGAGGCCCTGGAGCTGGCCCCTTTCCAAGGGCCAAAGAGCACTACCCCTGGACCTTCTGAGGGGGAGGGTGCCCAAGGAGAGGAAGACGAGGAGGAACCCACCGCCgctcccacccccagcctcacCCCATCCCCGACACCTGAGGATGCAATTTCTTACATCC TGGGCCGCCTCACAGGGCTGGATTCTGGGCTGCACCAGCTGCACGTCAGGCTCTACACCCTGGATGCCCGGGTGGCAGAGCTGTCTCGGGGGCTGCAGCTCCTAAGGAAAGAGGCCAGAGACACAAGGGAAGTCCTGGAGGCCCTGGAGGAAGGCCAGAAGCAGGGGAAACGAGATCGGGGACGTCTGGAGG GCTGCTTGAAAGGCCTCCGGCTGGGTCACAAGTGCTTCCTCCTGTTTCGAGACTTCCAGGCCCAGGCAGCTGCCCATGCCCAGTGCGGGCTGCGTGGGGGCAGTCTGGCCATGCCTGCTGACCAGGCCCAGATGGAGGGCCTGACGCGCTACCTGAAGGCCGCCCTGGCCCCCTATAACTGGCCCGTGTGGCTAGGCATTCATGACCGCAGGGCTGAGGGCCTCTACCTCTTTGAGAGCGGTCAGAGGGTCTCCTTCTTCGCCTGGCACCGAGCGCCGCTGGACGGTGGCCCCGGGGCTCCCACGCCACATGGTCCAGGCCACCCTGCCCTGGGGCCTGACCAGCCCAACGGGCGAGAACAAGAGAATTGTGTGGCCCAGGCCTCCGATGACGGCTCGTGGTGGGATCACGACTGTGAGAGACGATTCTACTACGTCTGTGAATTCCCCCAGTAG